The following proteins are co-located in the Haemorhous mexicanus isolate bHaeMex1 chromosome 30, bHaeMex1.pri, whole genome shotgun sequence genome:
- the ARHGAP25 gene encoding rho GTPase-activating protein 25 isoform X2 — protein MSLKLPRNWDFNLKMDPAKIARSRSVLSAEPAALPRPQKLGWLRKQRSIVKNWQLRFFVLRGQQLLYYKDEEEAKPQGCLALQGSSINVLPTNPEEGGKFIFEIIPGVAGEQPRAGQEPCVLMASSQAELEEWVKSLRRALGSASGAVFGQCLAQTMAQEQRFGQQLVPLVVQKSAEFIREHGVAEEGIFRLPGQDSLVRQLRDAFDAGERPSFSRDTDVHTVASLLKLYLRELPEPVVPWLQYEDFLLCGQALEADETKGHQELLKQLSLLPRDNYNLLSYICRFLYEIQLNSSVNKMSVDNLATVMGVNLIRPRVEDPAVIMRGTPQVQKVMTVMISDHQKLFPPAKDVPPSPPAPKNEKKAPVPRSSVGWGAAEDPRGSTPRQMGSVLQRDHPNFSSSPAPAATSSVPGEDPEPTATLGAWKTQPRKRTQTLPSRKSFLAAPGDKGSRDRSDVLSSDFWKSSPRPVGCEGHKRTLSHDLFKLLDLHRAASCDSNVAESGEGSGSSPSPASSTSEKEFLPCFSPCHEPKEPASPSSSPAEEPRAEQDSREFLQGVIHKLEKDLEEQRSDYEGQMESLQKENYEVWAKVVRLKQDLEQEKKRSGELELRLMSVERSREELERKTRMLEEEIQNLTKATSQTGAKTN, from the exons ATGTCCCTCAAGCTGCCACGGAACTGGGACTTCAACCTGAAGATGGACCCTGCAAAAATAG cccgcTCCCGCAGTGTGCTGAGCGCGGAGCCCGCGGCTCTCCCGCGGCCGCagaagctgggctggctgcGCAAGCAGCGCTCCATCGTGAAGAACTGGCAGCTGCGCTTCTTCGTGCTCCgcgggcagcagctgctctacTACAAGGACGAGGAGGAGGCCAAGCCGCAG GGCTGCCTGGCTCTCCAGGGGAGCTCCATCAACGTGCTGCCCACCAACCCCGAGGAAGGAGGGAAATTCATCTTCGAGATCATCCCGG GGGTGGCGGGCGAGCAGCCGCGGGCGGGGCAGGAGCCCTGCGTGCTCATGGCCAGCTCGCAGGCGGAGCTGGAGGAGTGGGTGAAATCCCTCCGGAGGGCGCTGGGCTCGGCCTCGGGAG CGGTGTTCgggcagtgcctggcacagaccatggcccaggagcagaggtttgggcagcagctggtgccCTTGGTGGTGCAGAAGAGCGCCGAGTTCATCCGGGAGCACGGCGTGGCCGAGGAGGGAATCTTCCGCCTGCCCGGCCAGGACAGCCTGGTCCGGCAGCTCCGCGACGCCTTCGATGCCGGGGAGAGACCCTCCTTCAGCAG ggacaccgaTGTCCACACCGTGGCCTCCCTGCTCAAGCTGTACCTGCGGGAGCTGCCGGAGCCCGtggtgccctggctgcagtACGAGGatttcctgctctgtgggcaGGCTCTGGAGGCTGACGAGACAAAG GGCCACCAGGAGCTCCTGAAGCAGctgtccctcctccccagaGACAACTACAACCTCCTCAGCTACATCTGCAG GTTTCTCTATGAAATCCAACTGAACTCCAGCGTCAACAAGATGAGTGTGGACAACCTGGCCACGGTGATGGGGGTGAACCTGATCAGGCCCAGGGTAGAGGACCCTGCAGTCATCATGAGAG gcACGCCCCAGGTGCAGAAGGTGATGACAGTGATGATCAGTGACCACCAGAAGCTCTTTCCCCCCGCCAAGGACGTgcctccctccccacctgccCCCAAAAACGAGAAGAAAGCTCCTGTCCCTCGCAGCTCCgtgggctggggggctgcagaggaCCCCAGGGGCTCCACCCCAAGGCAGATG ggctctgtTTTGCAGAGGGATCACCCCAatttcagcagcagccctgccccagctgccaccTCGAGTGTCCCTGGGGAGGACCCGGAGCCCACAGCCACGCTGGGAGCGTGGAAAACTCAGCCAAGGAAAAGAACCCAGACTTTACCCAGCAGGAAATCCTTCCTGGCAGCCCCGGGGGacaagggcagcagggacaggagtgaTGTCCTCTCCAGTGACTTTTGGAAGAGCAGCCCACGCCCCGTGGGCTGTGAGGGACACAAGAGAACGCTGTCCCATGATCTCTTCAAGCTGCTGGACCTGCACAGGGCTGCCAGCTGTGACAGCAACGTGGCAGAGAGCGGGGAGGGCAgcggctccagccccagccctgccagcagcacctccgAGAAGGAATTCCTGCCCTGCTTCAGCCCCTGCCACGAGCCAAAGGagcctgccagccccagcagcagccctgctgaggagcccagagctgagcaggacagcagggagtTCCTGCAAGGCGTCATCCACAAGCTGGAGAAGGAtttggaggagcagaggagtgACTACGAGGGGCAGATGGAAAG CCTCCAGAAGGAAAACTACGAGGTGTGGGCCAAGGTGGTGAGGCTGAAGCAGgacctggagcaggagaagaagaggagtggggagctggagctgaggctgaTGAGCGTGGAGCGCTCgcgggaggagctggagaggaaaaccaggatGCTCGAGGAGGAGATACAAAACCTAACTAAAGCCACGAGTCAAACTGGGGCCAAAACCAACTAG
- the ARHGAP25 gene encoding rho GTPase-activating protein 25 isoform X1, with protein MSPCPSPCPSVPSPCPSVPSPCPRVPACVPVSQPVSLCPSPCPCVPSPCPCVPTLCPRVPARVPVSPARSRSVLSAEPAALPRPQKLGWLRKQRSIVKNWQLRFFVLRGQQLLYYKDEEEAKPQGCLALQGSSINVLPTNPEEGGKFIFEIIPGVAGEQPRAGQEPCVLMASSQAELEEWVKSLRRALGSASGAVFGQCLAQTMAQEQRFGQQLVPLVVQKSAEFIREHGVAEEGIFRLPGQDSLVRQLRDAFDAGERPSFSRDTDVHTVASLLKLYLRELPEPVVPWLQYEDFLLCGQALEADETKGHQELLKQLSLLPRDNYNLLSYICRFLYEIQLNSSVNKMSVDNLATVMGVNLIRPRVEDPAVIMRGTPQVQKVMTVMISDHQKLFPPAKDVPPSPPAPKNEKKAPVPRSSVGWGAAEDPRGSTPRQMGSVLQRDHPNFSSSPAPAATSSVPGEDPEPTATLGAWKTQPRKRTQTLPSRKSFLAAPGDKGSRDRSDVLSSDFWKSSPRPVGCEGHKRTLSHDLFKLLDLHRAASCDSNVAESGEGSGSSPSPASSTSEKEFLPCFSPCHEPKEPASPSSSPAEEPRAEQDSREFLQGVIHKLEKDLEEQRSDYEGQMESLQKENYEVWAKVVRLKQDLEQEKKRSGELELRLMSVERSREELERKTRMLEEEIQNLTKATSQTGAKTN; from the exons atgtccccgtgtcccagcccgtgtccctctgttcccagcccgtgtccctctgttcccagcccatgtccccgtgtcccagcctgtgtccccgtgtcccagcccgtgtccctgtgtcccagcccgtgcccctgtgtccccagcccgtgtccctgtgtccccacactctgtccccgtgtcccagcccgtgtccctgtgtccccagcccgcTCCCGCAGTGTGCTGAGCGCGGAGCCCGCGGCTCTCCCGCGGCCGCagaagctgggctggctgcGCAAGCAGCGCTCCATCGTGAAGAACTGGCAGCTGCGCTTCTTCGTGCTCCgcgggcagcagctgctctacTACAAGGACGAGGAGGAGGCCAAGCCGCAG GGCTGCCTGGCTCTCCAGGGGAGCTCCATCAACGTGCTGCCCACCAACCCCGAGGAAGGAGGGAAATTCATCTTCGAGATCATCCCGG GGGTGGCGGGCGAGCAGCCGCGGGCGGGGCAGGAGCCCTGCGTGCTCATGGCCAGCTCGCAGGCGGAGCTGGAGGAGTGGGTGAAATCCCTCCGGAGGGCGCTGGGCTCGGCCTCGGGAG CGGTGTTCgggcagtgcctggcacagaccatggcccaggagcagaggtttgggcagcagctggtgccCTTGGTGGTGCAGAAGAGCGCCGAGTTCATCCGGGAGCACGGCGTGGCCGAGGAGGGAATCTTCCGCCTGCCCGGCCAGGACAGCCTGGTCCGGCAGCTCCGCGACGCCTTCGATGCCGGGGAGAGACCCTCCTTCAGCAG ggacaccgaTGTCCACACCGTGGCCTCCCTGCTCAAGCTGTACCTGCGGGAGCTGCCGGAGCCCGtggtgccctggctgcagtACGAGGatttcctgctctgtgggcaGGCTCTGGAGGCTGACGAGACAAAG GGCCACCAGGAGCTCCTGAAGCAGctgtccctcctccccagaGACAACTACAACCTCCTCAGCTACATCTGCAG GTTTCTCTATGAAATCCAACTGAACTCCAGCGTCAACAAGATGAGTGTGGACAACCTGGCCACGGTGATGGGGGTGAACCTGATCAGGCCCAGGGTAGAGGACCCTGCAGTCATCATGAGAG gcACGCCCCAGGTGCAGAAGGTGATGACAGTGATGATCAGTGACCACCAGAAGCTCTTTCCCCCCGCCAAGGACGTgcctccctccccacctgccCCCAAAAACGAGAAGAAAGCTCCTGTCCCTCGCAGCTCCgtgggctggggggctgcagaggaCCCCAGGGGCTCCACCCCAAGGCAGATG ggctctgtTTTGCAGAGGGATCACCCCAatttcagcagcagccctgccccagctgccaccTCGAGTGTCCCTGGGGAGGACCCGGAGCCCACAGCCACGCTGGGAGCGTGGAAAACTCAGCCAAGGAAAAGAACCCAGACTTTACCCAGCAGGAAATCCTTCCTGGCAGCCCCGGGGGacaagggcagcagggacaggagtgaTGTCCTCTCCAGTGACTTTTGGAAGAGCAGCCCACGCCCCGTGGGCTGTGAGGGACACAAGAGAACGCTGTCCCATGATCTCTTCAAGCTGCTGGACCTGCACAGGGCTGCCAGCTGTGACAGCAACGTGGCAGAGAGCGGGGAGGGCAgcggctccagccccagccctgccagcagcacctccgAGAAGGAATTCCTGCCCTGCTTCAGCCCCTGCCACGAGCCAAAGGagcctgccagccccagcagcagccctgctgaggagcccagagctgagcaggacagcagggagtTCCTGCAAGGCGTCATCCACAAGCTGGAGAAGGAtttggaggagcagaggagtgACTACGAGGGGCAGATGGAAAG CCTCCAGAAGGAAAACTACGAGGTGTGGGCCAAGGTGGTGAGGCTGAAGCAGgacctggagcaggagaagaagaggagtggggagctggagctgaggctgaTGAGCGTGGAGCGCTCgcgggaggagctggagaggaaaaccaggatGCTCGAGGAGGAGATACAAAACCTAACTAAAGCCACGAGTCAAACTGGGGCCAAAACCAACTAG
- the BMP10 gene encoding bone morphogenetic protein 10, translated as MDSVFLQLWAVLSLLVHLAACSPILSLEHSSLEEDVPLFDEILSEQDGVDFNTLLQNMKNEFLKTLNLSDIPLHESAKVDPPEYMLELYNRFATDRTSMPSANIIRSFKNEDLDSHPIGVTGTRRYPLLFNVSIPHHEEITMAELRLYTLVERDQRLYDGLDRKVTIFEVLDNIHLGAGEERKMVALASRHIYGTSSEWESFEVTEAIRRWRRAGLTTHRLEVHIESREGEEQNGEGKLDIDINSEAKHLPLLVVYSDDQSNDRKEEKEELNEMIDHEQFLGLENLEVGNFHDQPGEEALLQMRSNIIYDSTARIRRNAKGNYCKKTPLYIDFKEIGWDSWIIAPAGYEAYECHGVCAYPLTEHVTPTKHAIVKTLVHLKNPQKASKACCVPTKLDPISILYLDAGVVTYKFKYEGMVVSECGCR; from the exons ATGGATTCTGtcttcctccagctctgggctgtcctCTCCCTCCTGGTTCACCTTGCAGCCTGCAGTCCCATCCTGAGCTTGGAGCACTCTTCCCTGGAGGAAGACGTGCCTCTTTTTGATGAGATCCTCTCCGAGCAGGATGGGGTTGATTTCAACACGCTGCTCCAGAACATGAAGAATGAGTTTTTGAAGACGTTGAACCTCTCCGACATCCCCCTGCACGAGTCGGCCAAGGTGGACCCGCCTGAGTACATGCTAGAGCTGTACAACAGGTTTGCCACAGACAGGACATCGATGCCTTCTGCAAACATCATCAGGAGCTTCAAAAATGAAG actTGGATTCGCACCCTATAGGCGTGACAGGAACTCGGAGGTACCCGCTGCTCTTCAACGTTTCCATCCCTCACCACGAGGAGATCAccatggcagagctgaggctctACACCCTGGTGGAGCGGGACCAGAGGCTCTACGACGGGCTCGACAGGAAGGTCACCATCTTCGAAGTGCTGGACAACATCCacctgggggctggggaggagaggaagatgGTGGCCCTGGCCTCCAGGCACATCTACGGCACGAGCAGCGAGTGGGAGAGCTTCGAGGTGACCGAGGCCATCCGGCGCTggcgcagggcagggctgaCCACGCACCGGCTGGAAGTTCACATcgagagcagggaaggggaggagcaGAACGGGGAAGGGAAACTCGACATCGACATCAACTCCGAGGCCAAGCACCTGCCCCTGCTGGTGGTGTACTCCGACGACCAAAGCAACGacagaaaggaggagaaggaagagctgAACGAGATGATTGACCACGAGCAGTTCCTGGGCCTGGAGAACCTGGAGGTTGGCAACTTCCACGACCAGCCCGGCGAGGAGGCGCTGCTCCAGATGCGCTCCAACATCATTTACGACTCCACCGCCCGCATCCGCAGGAACGCCAAAGGCAACTACTGCAAAAAGACTCCTCTCTACATCGACTTCAAGGAGATTGGCTGGGACTCCTGGATCATCGCCCCGGCGGGCTACGAAGCGTACGAGTGCCACGGGGTGTGCGCCTACCCCTTGACGGAGCACGTCACGCCCACCAAGCACGCCATAGTCAAGACTTTGGTTCACCTGAAGAACCCCCAGAAAGCCTCCAAGGCCTGCTGCGTGCCCACCAAACTCGACCCCATCTCCATCCTCTACTTGGATGCAGGGGTGGTCACCTACAAGTTCAAGTACGAGGGCATGGTGGTGTCAGAGTGTGGCTGCAGATAG